One part of the Malus sylvestris chromosome 2, drMalSylv7.2, whole genome shotgun sequence genome encodes these proteins:
- the LOC126589966 gene encoding serine acetyltransferase 5-like, producing MPAGEPLHESSEAEGEVQVWAQIKTEVKRDAESEPALASYLYSTILSHSSLERSLSFHLGNKLCSSTLLSTLLYDLFLDAFSSDSSLRAATVADLFAARERDPACVSFSHCLLNYKGFLACQAQRVAHKLWSQSRKPLALALQSRIADVFSVDIHPAARIGKGVLFDHATGVVVGETAVIGNNVSILHHVTLGGTGKVGGDRHPKIGDGVLIGAGATILGNVKIGEGAKIGAGSVVLIDVPPWTTAVGNPARLVGGKERPSKHEDVPGESMDHTSFISEWSDYII from the exons ATGCCAGCAGGCGAGCCTTTGCACGAGTCATCAGAAGCCGAGGGCGAGGTGCAGGTGTGGGCCCAGATAAAAACTGAGGTAAAACGTGACGCTGAGTCTGAGCCAGCACTCGCAAGCTATTTGTACTCGACAATACTCTCGCATTCATCATTGGAGCGCTCACTGTCGTTTCACTTGGGGAATAAGCTGTGCTCGTCCACTCTCCTCTCGACGCTCCTCTATGATCTATTCCTCGATGCCTTTTCCTCTGATTCCTCTCTACGCGCTGCCACGGTCGCTGATCTATTCGCTGCACGTGAACGTGATCCTGCTTGCGTCTCGTTCTCTCACTGTTTACTCAATTACAAGGGCTTCCTGGCCTGTCAG GCTCAGCGAGTGGCGCATAAGTTGTGGAGTCAGTCACGTAAACCACTAGCACTGGCACTCCAGTCACGAATCGCGGATGTGTTTTCCGTGGACATTCACCCAGCTGCAAGGATCGGTAAAGGTGTTCTGTTCGACCACGCGACGGGCGTTGTGGTTGGGGAGACAGCAGTTATAGGAAACAATGTGTCAATATTGCACCACGTGACACTAGGTGGGACGGGAAAGGTGGGTGGAGACAGGCACCCAAAGATTGGTGATGGTGTACTGATTGGTGCAGGTGCAACAATTCTGGGAAACGTGAAGATCGGTGAGGGTGCAAAGATTGGGGCGGGGTCAGTGGTGCTTATCGATGTGCCGCCATGGACAACCGCAGTGGGCAATCCGGCAAGGTTGGTCGGAGGGAAGGAGCGGCCCTCTAAACATGAGGATGTGCCAGGGGAGTCTATGGACCATACCTCCTTTATATCTGAGTGGTCTGATTACATAATTTGA